The Haloarcula laminariae genomic sequence AAGAGGGCGCAGCCGTCGCTCGCCCGGACGGACAGCCCCAGCGCGTCGGCGTAGAACGCCCGCGCCGCGTCGAGTCCCGTCACTTCGAGATGGACGTGCCCCACGTCGGTCCCCGCCGGGACCGCGTCCGCGTCGGTCGCCGCGCGGCGAACCGCGTCGGCATCAAGTGGCTCCGTCGCCATTTGGACCCCGCCGTCGGGCGTCTCCCCCCACGTCGACCTGGGTCTGTCTCGGTATATCTCGACGCCGTTCCCCTCCGGGTCCCGACAGTACAGCGCTTCGCTTACTAGGTGGTCGGACGCCCCGGAGAGCTCCCACCGGTCGTCGAGCCGTTCCAGGGCGTCGCCCAGTGCGGCCCGCGAGGGGACACGGAACGCGGTATGGAAGAGGCCGGCGGCCGAACGCGCTCGCTCGGGCGCGCTCCGGTCTTCGATTAGTTCCAGCAGCGGCGTCTCGCCGTCGCCAAGCACGGCCCGCTCGCCGTC encodes the following:
- a CDS encoding VOC family protein; this encodes MDGEALPAETGVGRVALTVGDLDETVEFYESVVGLAAHETDGERAVLGDGETPLLELIEDRSAPERARSAAGLFHTAFRVPSRAALGDALERLDDRWELSGASDHLVSEALYCRDPEGNGVEIYRDRPRSTWGETPDGGVQMATEPLDADAVRRAATDADAVPAGTDVGHVHLEVTGLDAARAFYADALGLSVRASDGCALFLAAGGYHHHVGVNVWNGRSEPASGRGLDWVELRVPTESAVDAARDRLDRAGYAVEGTADGIRVPDPDGIDIRLASR